A stretch of the Methanothrix sp. genome encodes the following:
- a CDS encoding SMC family ATPase: MHLNRLVLRNFKKYRHADITFQDGLTGIIGGNGAGKSTIVEAIAWALYGNRASTVEKMFIKNVNARPEEPVEVHLTLSIGKKELVISRIMKGKRMLPDASLCINGQQVARGVREVDAHLSRLIRISFQDFMRTFYARQKDLDNLIRDGGAGKREYLLELLGLADLREIGLEITKEDLREIEQRINMAEGALSELGDVERRIEEIRAQEASARAELSRRESALRDAEREMESARKALELLEEKRREHDQLKREIEHVQGYIADKERTLREERARLEEIERKKKKLEELTPDLRRLNEIRERLHELEEARGDYERLISSLKGLQVERREALSTLEEMKTRLDELYRCRTEMEGLRGQADLYVRTGRVLEELERKKERFMSQVSSIAGLDARRATLLSDYQMKAGHVKELREARRSLPDLERRLSALESLKKELEDLEDAKERRRMLDELLSERNAQIERRAQLLKRIDLVRKKISEIGDLAQEERELRKKEIQLEEMMDSLNQRRAEIESSRNLARSRMLESKNSLRRIESLRAESPCPTCERPLGDQYARLTEKYREEIIRYRRECERAADELRDLNERIKRAQHLKDGLRSSAESLGRRRNALASLEAEQREVGLQLSEIEERISMLDGEIGAMGQVEYDPERYEEVKCSLSGYDELIDERAKLLARLEKLPGLESDLRKTREEASVLDERILELSRSIAILDYDERAYLRAKSILSDLQSSHERYRVLLQRTGEIEGLEKRLEAVRARVQRVDGDILKVEKEMSEIGFDRDEYERLRAESAKLAEIESIANELRVRIAGEELSRSRMLEAEADLRGLHAQAADLRERLEDLGYSDAAYENAKSRFSYAEDRLRRTSEEHARMRDELRRLEWTLSELNGDLKRKRALEEEIDALNRRAQVITTVRDMLVRFMDALLVRVRGEIAQNAARIMEEVTGKYSILKIDENFNILIDDRGTDYPIWRFSGGEIDMIALSVRIAISEHLMRSSGEESGYSFMILDEVFGSQDIEHRERMINMLRSLGVRFPQLFAISHISDVQGQFDNTIVVSEDDMGNSVAYQ; the protein is encoded by the coding sequence ATGCATCTCAATAGGCTGGTGCTGCGCAACTTCAAGAAGTACAGACATGCGGACATAACGTTCCAGGACGGACTCACAGGCATAATCGGCGGGAACGGAGCGGGCAAGAGCACGATCGTCGAGGCGATAGCCTGGGCGCTCTATGGAAACAGGGCATCCACTGTGGAAAAGATGTTCATAAAGAACGTGAACGCCAGGCCGGAGGAACCGGTGGAGGTCCATCTGACCCTGTCAATCGGAAAAAAGGAGCTTGTCATATCAAGGATCATGAAGGGAAAGCGCATGCTGCCTGATGCATCTCTGTGCATAAATGGCCAGCAGGTCGCCAGGGGTGTGCGCGAGGTCGATGCTCACCTCTCCAGGCTGATAAGGATAAGCTTCCAGGATTTCATGAGAACTTTCTACGCAAGACAGAAGGATCTTGACAATCTCATAAGAGATGGCGGAGCCGGAAAGCGGGAGTACCTGCTGGAACTCCTCGGCCTCGCGGATTTGCGCGAGATCGGGCTTGAGATCACAAAGGAGGATCTGAGAGAGATCGAGCAGAGAATCAATATGGCTGAAGGAGCGCTCTCGGAGCTGGGCGATGTGGAAAGGAGAATCGAGGAGATAAGAGCACAGGAGGCATCAGCCAGGGCAGAGCTGAGCAGAAGGGAGAGCGCCCTCAGAGATGCCGAGAGAGAGATGGAGAGCGCCAGAAAGGCGCTGGAGCTGCTTGAGGAGAAGAGGCGGGAGCATGATCAGCTGAAGAGAGAGATCGAGCACGTTCAGGGCTACATCGCAGATAAAGAGAGAACGCTCAGAGAGGAGCGCGCGAGGCTCGAGGAGATTGAGAGAAAGAAGAAAAAGCTTGAGGAGCTCACCCCTGATCTGAGGCGCCTGAATGAGATAAGAGAGAGACTCCACGAGCTGGAGGAAGCTCGGGGAGACTACGAGCGGCTGATCTCGAGCCTGAAGGGACTTCAAGTTGAGAGAAGAGAGGCGTTGAGTACACTGGAGGAGATGAAGACCAGGCTCGATGAGCTGTACAGATGCCGCACCGAGATGGAGGGTCTCAGGGGGCAAGCTGACCTCTACGTCAGAACAGGCAGAGTGCTGGAGGAGCTCGAGAGGAAGAAAGAGAGGTTCATGTCGCAGGTCTCCTCCATTGCAGGGCTGGATGCGAGGAGAGCCACGCTTCTGAGCGATTACCAAATGAAAGCTGGCCATGTGAAAGAGCTGCGCGAGGCCAGAAGATCGCTCCCGGATCTCGAGCGCAGGCTGTCCGCCCTGGAATCGCTGAAGAAAGAGCTCGAGGATCTTGAAGATGCGAAAGAGAGACGTCGAATGCTTGATGAGCTGCTCTCCGAGAGGAACGCGCAAATCGAAAGACGTGCCCAGCTCCTGAAGCGGATTGATCTGGTCCGCAAGAAGATCTCCGAGATCGGTGATCTCGCCCAGGAGGAGAGGGAGCTCAGGAAGAAGGAGATCCAGCTGGAAGAGATGATGGACTCCCTGAATCAAAGAAGGGCAGAGATCGAGAGCAGCCGCAATCTCGCAAGATCCAGGATGCTGGAGTCAAAGAACAGCCTCAGGAGGATCGAGAGCCTCAGGGCGGAGAGCCCATGCCCGACATGCGAGCGCCCACTGGGCGATCAGTACGCCCGACTCACGGAAAAGTACAGAGAGGAGATCATCAGGTACAGAAGGGAGTGTGAGAGGGCTGCGGATGAGCTCCGCGATCTGAACGAGCGCATCAAACGCGCACAGCACCTCAAGGATGGTCTGAGGTCATCTGCGGAATCGCTGGGCAGGAGAAGAAATGCTCTCGCATCGCTTGAGGCCGAGCAGAGGGAGGTCGGGCTCCAGCTATCAGAGATCGAGGAGAGGATCTCGATGCTGGATGGCGAGATCGGTGCCATGGGCCAGGTCGAGTACGATCCAGAGAGATACGAAGAGGTCAAGTGCTCGCTTTCGGGTTATGATGAGCTCATCGATGAGAGGGCGAAGCTGCTCGCACGCCTCGAGAAACTGCCAGGACTGGAGAGCGATCTCAGGAAAACCAGAGAGGAAGCATCTGTGCTGGATGAGAGGATCCTCGAACTCTCGAGGAGCATTGCCATTTTAGATTATGACGAGCGTGCATACCTGCGGGCAAAATCGATTCTCTCAGATCTTCAGAGCTCCCACGAAAGGTACAGGGTTCTGCTCCAGCGAACAGGCGAGATTGAGGGCCTCGAGAAGCGGCTGGAGGCTGTGAGGGCGAGAGTCCAGAGGGTGGATGGAGATATACTCAAGGTTGAAAAAGAGATGTCAGAGATCGGATTCGATCGCGATGAATATGAGAGGCTCAGAGCTGAGTCGGCGAAGCTTGCTGAGATCGAATCGATCGCGAACGAGCTCAGGGTCAGGATCGCAGGTGAGGAGCTATCGAGGTCGAGGATGCTCGAGGCGGAGGCGGATCTGAGGGGTTTGCACGCCCAGGCAGCGGATCTAAGGGAGCGCCTTGAGGATCTGGGTTACAGCGACGCAGCCTATGAGAACGCGAAGAGCAGGTTCTCCTATGCAGAGGACAGGCTTAGACGGACAAGTGAGGAGCATGCGAGGATGCGCGATGAGCTCAGGAGGCTGGAGTGGACCCTCTCAGAGCTGAATGGGGATCTGAAGAGAAAGAGAGCGCTGGAGGAAGAGATCGATGCGCTCAACAGGAGAGCTCAGGTGATAACCACGGTCAGGGACATGCTGGTCAGGTTCATGGATGCGCTACTGGTGAGGGTGAGAGGCGAGATCGCCCAGAATGCAGCCAGGATAATGGAGGAGGTCACAGGCAAGTACAGCATCCTCAAGATAGATGAGAATTTCAACATACTCATCGATGACAGGGGCACGGATTATCCGATATGGAGGTTCTCCGGCGGAGAAATAGATATGATAGCCCTTTCTGTGAGAATTGCGATAAGTGAGCATCTCATGAGGTCTTCTGGAGAGGAGAGCGGCTACTCCTTCATGATACTTGATGAGGTCTTCGGATCCCAGGACATCGAGCACAGGGAGAGGATGATCAACATGCTCAGAAGCCTCGGTGTGAGGTTCCCCCAGCTGTTTGCAATAAGCCACATCAGCGATGTCCAGGGGCAGTTCGACAACACCATAGTGGTGAGCGAGGACGATATGGGTAACAGCGTTGCCTATCAGTGA
- a CDS encoding exonuclease SbcCD subunit D codes for MRIVHIADTHLGFQSFSRMDEKGRNLMEECIYRDFRRAIDRILELKPDAVVHAGDVFHHVRPRIRPLCIFKQSLERLSSAGIPVIIISGNHDAPKSYSALSPFYLYDGMEDVYIAHRYRYERFEVGDHVFHCIPFCFTQEDYVEEFRKIERGGSDVLVMHGLVEALRDQSMKPVGEHIVSDSFLKSDFSYIALGHYHDQRRIAQNTWYSGSIEYFNFNEAPQTKGALMVDLSTGGVESIAVPNIGMRIVELDCYGRTAEEILDLIEEECGRDKDKIVRIDLRRVNRAAYRRMDQRRLSKLASSMFCLKIKPEYDETAMAEEIKPPERLDLEFVRFMEGEMDKIPNAIRQDVMSYGTELIRKVIERRGTEGMDASQ; via the coding sequence TTGAGAATAGTCCACATCGCAGACACCCATCTGGGGTTCCAGAGCTTCAGCAGGATGGATGAGAAGGGCAGGAACCTCATGGAGGAGTGCATATACAGGGACTTCAGGCGAGCCATCGACAGGATCCTAGAGCTCAAGCCAGATGCTGTGGTGCATGCTGGCGACGTCTTCCATCATGTCCGCCCCAGAATAAGACCGCTCTGCATATTCAAGCAGTCTCTGGAACGCCTCAGCAGTGCTGGCATTCCTGTGATAATAATAAGCGGAAATCATGATGCTCCCAAGAGCTACTCAGCTCTGAGCCCGTTCTACCTCTACGATGGAATGGAGGATGTGTATATCGCCCACAGATACAGATACGAGCGGTTCGAGGTCGGGGATCATGTCTTCCACTGCATACCATTCTGCTTCACCCAGGAGGATTACGTTGAGGAGTTCAGAAAGATAGAGAGGGGCGGTTCAGATGTGCTTGTGATGCACGGGCTTGTGGAGGCGCTGCGCGATCAGAGCATGAAACCCGTGGGTGAGCACATCGTCAGCGACAGCTTCCTGAAGAGCGATTTCAGCTATATCGCGCTCGGGCATTACCATGATCAGAGGAGAATAGCTCAAAACACCTGGTACAGCGGCTCGATCGAGTACTTCAACTTCAACGAGGCTCCGCAGACAAAGGGGGCGCTGATGGTGGATCTGAGCACTGGTGGTGTGGAGAGCATCGCCGTGCCGAACATCGGGATGAGGATTGTAGAGCTGGACTGCTATGGAAGAACGGCTGAGGAGATACTGGATCTCATCGAGGAGGAGTGTGGCAGAGATAAAGACAAGATCGTCCGCATCGACCTCAGGAGGGTCAACAGGGCAGCTTACAGAAGAATGGATCAGAGAAGGCTGAGCAAGCTCGCGTCCTCGATGTTCTGCCTCAAGATAAAACCGGAATACGATGAGACTGCAATGGCTGAGGAGATCAAACCGCCGGAGCGCCTCGATCTTGAGTTCGTGCGGTTTATGGAGGGTGAGATGGACAAGATACCGAATGCGATCCGGCAGGATGTCATGAGCTACGGGACCGAGCTGATCAGAAAGGTGATCGAGAGGAGAGGCACAGAGGGTATGGATGCATCTCAATAG
- a CDS encoding ATP-binding protein — MDRMVLKSMPGNAYRILAKDVRSYEFVIPYDEKADVGEIFTVEDRDMLFLARVVNVQHDSNYDGRWDTSIRGTELYDEEQIFNRVIAEPLGCIPRDRARRKGAFRKAKTIPTKFSRVKRTEAEEFDFLKDTMGDIEVGVLRNGSMDTDVAVALHSSAMDHHMGIFATTGMGKSNFMKVFAASCMKLASENRSEFGLLIVDPHGEYLRGGKAGKGLLHLTPYASSLKCYSTEPRNYTLSEVSELTISRKDILPDDIKVLHEWTGAQMDALESIERIFEGESWIDEILDEKGRDMLTEKAKVSEKTVDVLIRKLENILSRNKYIKSSEKPSSIPGIIEGIKSGKVVLIDIPNLSESSELFLLSLISRRIMEDYRNEEEGRKKCMIVIEEAQRVLGSESRIARFEEIAREGRKFGVGLCAITQQPKLIDRELLSQFNTMVVMGLADRNDRVRVEESAKQDLSSLDVEIQTLEKGEAIISTLNVPFPIPARIHRYEDYIERLRASAPARRSFRPTPD; from the coding sequence GTGGATAGGATGGTGCTGAAGAGCATGCCAGGAAATGCATACAGAATACTTGCAAAGGACGTGCGATCATACGAGTTTGTAATACCCTATGATGAAAAGGCAGATGTGGGGGAGATATTCACTGTGGAGGACAGGGATATGCTCTTTCTCGCCCGTGTTGTCAATGTGCAGCACGACTCGAACTACGATGGGAGATGGGACACGAGCATCAGGGGCACGGAGCTCTATGATGAGGAGCAGATCTTCAACAGGGTCATCGCAGAGCCGCTCGGGTGCATACCCCGAGATCGCGCCAGAAGAAAAGGCGCATTCAGAAAGGCGAAGACCATACCCACAAAATTCTCCAGGGTGAAGAGGACCGAGGCGGAAGAGTTCGATTTTTTGAAAGATACCATGGGCGATATCGAGGTCGGCGTCCTGAGAAACGGCAGCATGGACACTGATGTCGCCGTGGCGCTCCACAGCAGCGCGATGGATCATCATATGGGCATATTCGCAACCACTGGGATGGGCAAGTCCAACTTCATGAAGGTCTTCGCAGCCTCATGCATGAAGCTTGCTTCAGAGAACAGATCCGAGTTCGGGCTGCTCATAGTAGATCCCCATGGGGAGTACCTGAGAGGCGGAAAGGCCGGCAAGGGGCTTCTTCACCTCACCCCATATGCATCAAGCCTTAAATGTTACTCCACAGAACCCAGGAATTACACTCTGTCGGAGGTCAGTGAGCTCACGATCTCCAGAAAGGATATACTGCCAGATGACATCAAGGTGCTGCATGAGTGGACGGGTGCGCAGATGGACGCCCTGGAGAGCATCGAGCGGATCTTCGAGGGGGAGTCGTGGATAGATGAGATCCTCGATGAGAAGGGCAGAGATATGCTGACAGAAAAGGCGAAGGTATCAGAAAAGACGGTCGATGTTCTGATCAGGAAGCTGGAGAATATACTTTCAAGAAATAAATATATAAAATCCTCTGAGAAACCCTCCAGCATCCCCGGGATAATCGAGGGCATAAAGAGCGGAAAGGTCGTGCTGATCGATATCCCCAACCTGAGCGAGAGCAGCGAGCTCTTCCTCCTCTCTCTGATATCCAGACGTATAATGGAGGATTACAGAAACGAGGAGGAGGGGAGGAAGAAGTGCATGATAGTCATCGAGGAGGCGCAGAGGGTTCTCGGGAGCGAGAGCAGGATTGCGCGCTTTGAGGAGATCGCCAGGGAAGGCAGAAAGTTTGGGGTTGGACTTTGCGCGATAACCCAGCAGCCGAAGCTGATAGACAGGGAGCTTCTCTCGCAGTTCAACACGATGGTCGTGATGGGGCTTGCGGACAGGAATGACAGGGTGCGCGTGGAGGAGTCTGCAAAGCAGGACCTGTCATCGCTGGATGTTGAGATCCAGACCCTGGAGAAGGGGGAGGCGATCATAAGCACGCTGAACGTGCCCTTCCCGATACCTGCCAGGATACACAGGTATGAGGATTACATAGAGCGGCTCCGCGCGAGTGCTCCCGCAAGAAGATCATTCAGGCCGACACCGGACTGA
- a CDS encoding VIT1/CCC1 transporter family protein, whose translation MVTSRIELYRRYLKASGALEIARRLFVMNAFDGVLTIMGVVLGAYLSGVQDSGFVITAGVGGSIAMGISGMSGAYMAERAERMRDIRKLESAMLRDLDGTHVVRAFRTASIAVALVDGLSPTIAALLLISPFLMVPMISMSTAAMLSLALGLVVLFLLGLFLARISEEVALISGLKMLLVGVLTIIIVGLVVSPDAL comes from the coding sequence GTGGTGACCTCGCGCATAGAGCTTTACAGAAGGTACCTCAAAGCCAGCGGAGCGCTGGAGATAGCCAGGCGTCTCTTCGTTATGAACGCATTTGATGGCGTTCTGACGATCATGGGTGTGGTTCTTGGGGCATATCTCTCAGGTGTCCAGGATTCTGGATTTGTGATAACTGCCGGAGTGGGAGGAAGCATAGCGATGGGCATATCGGGAATGAGCGGCGCTTACATGGCGGAGAGAGCTGAAAGAATGAGGGACATCAGGAAGCTGGAATCTGCAATGCTCAGAGATCTCGACGGGACGCACGTTGTAAGGGCATTCAGAACTGCGAGCATCGCGGTCGCGCTCGTCGATGGCCTCAGCCCGACGATTGCTGCCCTCCTACTGATATCTCCGTTCTTAATGGTCCCGATGATAAGCATGAGCACCGCAGCAATGCTCTCGCTTGCTCTGGGACTGGTCGTGCTCTTCCTCCTCGGGCTCTTCCTGGCCAGGATAAGCGAGGAGGTGGCGCTGATAAGCGGGCTGAAGATGCTGCTTGTCGGCGTTCTGACCATAATAATTGTAGGCCTTGTGGTCTCTCCGGATGCGCTGTGA
- a CDS encoding tryptophan--tRNA ligase yields MEMKLDPWGTSQIEDYSKLFEEFGISRFEEILPEIDDPHPYMRRRIIFGHRDYDVVLRAMKERRPFAVMSGFMPSGRAHFGHMMVMNEIIWHQRHGADAFVAIANMEAHAVRGISWQRCRELGINDYIVSLIALGFEPTGHIYFQSENYRMRDLAFELAAETNFSEVSAIYGFSGETSIGHMESVMAQGADILHPQLPDYGGPKPVVVPVGSDQDAHMRLTRDLAYRMRKFLVEQREGYISIRGKAAGTDLITAAANALIDAGYRIRQYSEHIDLFDGDSAERIDELIREVEVKNGEFGFIPPASIYHRFMTGLTGGKMSSSRPESHIALTEDPEEAANKIMKAITGGRQSLAEQRRYGGEPERCAVYEFLLFHLAEDDRELEELYRECRSGRQMCGSCKKNAAARIREFLREHQSARRDAIHRLKEFGLKP; encoded by the coding sequence ATGGAAATGAAGCTGGATCCCTGGGGCACATCTCAGATCGAAGATTACTCAAAGCTTTTCGAGGAGTTTGGAATCTCGCGATTCGAGGAGATTCTGCCGGAGATCGACGATCCACATCCCTACATGAGGAGGCGCATCATATTCGGGCACAGAGATTACGATGTCGTTCTCAGGGCGATGAAGGAGCGCAGGCCCTTTGCGGTCATGAGCGGCTTCATGCCCAGCGGCAGAGCGCACTTCGGACACATGATGGTGATGAACGAGATCATATGGCATCAGAGGCATGGCGCGGATGCATTCGTCGCCATCGCAAACATGGAGGCGCATGCCGTGCGCGGGATCAGCTGGCAGAGGTGCAGGGAGCTCGGGATCAACGATTACATCGTGAGCCTCATAGCGCTCGGCTTCGAGCCCACAGGCCACATATACTTCCAGTCAGAGAACTACAGGATGAGAGATCTCGCATTCGAATTGGCTGCAGAGACGAACTTCTCAGAGGTGAGTGCAATCTATGGTTTCTCCGGAGAGACCTCCATCGGCCACATGGAGAGCGTGATGGCTCAGGGCGCGGATATACTCCATCCGCAGCTTCCAGACTACGGGGGTCCTAAGCCTGTTGTTGTTCCGGTGGGATCTGACCAGGACGCGCATATGAGGCTGACCAGGGATCTCGCATACAGGATGCGAAAATTTCTGGTCGAGCAGAGGGAGGGATACATAAGCATCCGGGGGAAGGCTGCAGGCACGGATCTCATCACAGCGGCTGCAAATGCTCTGATCGATGCCGGATACAGGATCAGGCAGTACTCAGAGCACATAGATCTCTTCGATGGTGACAGCGCTGAGAGGATCGATGAACTCATAAGAGAGGTCGAGGTGAAGAACGGCGAGTTCGGCTTCATCCCCCCAGCATCGATATACCACAGGTTCATGACCGGGCTGACAGGCGGAAAGATGTCGTCCAGCCGGCCTGAGAGCCACATAGCGCTGACGGAAGATCCTGAGGAGGCCGCGAACAAGATAATGAAGGCGATAACCGGAGGGAGGCAATCCTTGGCTGAGCAGCGGCGCTATGGCGGAGAGCCTGAGAGGTGTGCCGTCTACGAGTTCCTGCTCTTCCACCTCGCTGAGGATGACAGGGAGCTGGAGGAGCTGTACAGGGAATGCAGAAGCGGCAGGCAGATGTGTGGCTCGTGCAAGAAGAATGCCGCAGCCAGAATCAGGGAGTTCCTCAGAGAGCATCAGAGCGCCCGCAGGGATGCCATTCACAGGTTAAAGGAGTTCGGGCTGAAGCCTTGA
- a CDS encoding ATPase domain-containing protein, which produces MPTGIPGLDEMLEGGIPVPSSVLIAGETGSGKTTLCMQYLFKGAELGERGIYFMALSEPADLMLRFISTYEFVDHRHFGTLIRYVDLGEVIERGDEDEILELMDREVRSFHPRRIVIDSLPFLRTVLRDGYSRFLFRLGAMMKSWNSVVLITAESRSSTPYPQDIACITDGVIILYNMEIGRTRRRSLEILKMMGTSHRAGKHALDITSKGITVYPGL; this is translated from the coding sequence ATGCCCACGGGGATTCCTGGGCTGGATGAGATGCTGGAGGGCGGGATACCGGTACCTTCCAGTGTTTTGATCGCTGGGGAGACCGGCAGCGGAAAGACGACCCTGTGCATGCAGTACCTCTTCAAGGGAGCGGAGCTTGGTGAGCGCGGGATATACTTCATGGCCCTCAGCGAGCCTGCCGATCTGATGCTCAGGTTCATCTCCACCTACGAGTTTGTGGATCACAGACACTTCGGCACCCTGATAAGATACGTTGATCTCGGGGAGGTGATCGAGAGGGGTGATGAGGACGAGATCCTGGAGCTGATGGATCGTGAGGTCAGGAGCTTTCATCCCAGAAGAATAGTCATAGACTCCCTGCCCTTCCTCAGAACGGTGCTGAGGGATGGTTACAGCAGATTTCTCTTCAGGCTGGGCGCCATGATGAAGAGCTGGAACAGTGTGGTCCTGATAACAGCCGAGTCCAGATCGAGCACCCCGTATCCGCAGGATATCGCCTGCATAACGGATGGGGTGATAATACTGTATAACATGGAGATAGGCAGGACCAGAAGGCGATCCCTGGAGATACTCAAGATGATGGGAACATCCCACCGCGCTGGGAAGCATGCTCTCGATATAACTTCGAAGGGCATCACGGTTTACCCGGGACTGTAG